The region GTCGAAGCGCATGTCCGCTGGTTTGCCGAGCGGCGCAAGGATGATGACGAGAGCCTTGCCCGGGAAAAGGCGGCGGCCTCAACGCCCAAGCGCGCGGCCTCGCCAGCCATGCGCACCGCCGGCGCAGATGTCGACATGAAGCTGCACATCATCAACATGCGGCAAGGCGAGCTGTCGGATCGGGGCTATTTCCAGACCACGGAAAGCGATGTGGCGCGCATCGCCGCCGAGGCCCGCGACTGGATCGCGGCAGGCAACGGGCGGAGGCTGGTGGTCTATGCCCATGGCGGGTTGGTCAGCGAGGAAGACGCGGTCAGATACGCGCGCGACACCGTTGGCTGGTGGCTGGAGAACGATGTCTACCCGGTCTTCTGCATCTGGGAGAGCGACGCCCTGACCAGCATCCTGCAGTTGGTCCGCGAATCCCTGGGCGGCGACCGGCGCGGTCCCTTCGACTGGGGCGAGATGCGCGACGCGGCGATCGAGCGGCTGGTTCACCTGCTGGGCCAACAGGTCTGGGACGTGATCAAGCGCAGCGCGGCGCGCTGTTCCGCCGATGGCCGGCAATTCGGACTGACGCTGTTCGCCGCCAAGTTGAACGAGGCGTTTGGCACCGGTTTCCCGCCGATCGATCTGGTCGGTCACAGCGCCGGTTCGATCCTGCATCTTGCCTTCCTCGCACGGCTTCGGGTCGAGAAGATCCCGGTGGAAACACTCCAGACCCTGGCCCCGGCGGCGAGTTGCAGGCTCTACGCCGATGGATTGGCTGCGCATGGTGACGTGCTGAAAACCCGCATATACGCGATGCAGGATCGGTTCGAGCGTGACGACAATGTCATGGGCCTCTATGGCAAGTCGCTGCTCTACCTGGTGTCGCGCGGTTTCGAAGAACAGTTCGGCGAGCCGATTTCGGGTCTGCAAAAGGATTTGCTCGCGGACCGGCGCCTTGTCGGCTTGCTGTCGAATTGGTCGGGGGGCGTCACACGCGAGGCGATGGTGTTCTCGCCGACGCCCCCGGATGCGCCCAAGCGGCTCAAGTCCGGCGCGATCAGTCACGGCGCGTTTGACACTGACTCGGAAACCATGTGGTCGGTCATGGCGCTGATCCGCGGCGACGGCGATCCGGACAGGATCACCGAATTCCCGAAGCTCGAGGACAGCGCGCGCGGGGACAGCGCGCACAGCCCTAGCTTTGATCTGCCCGAGGAGGTTCGTACCTATCTTGCGCTCGCACGATCCGGCGTGCCTGCGGGCGGCACAGGCTCGACTGACCCGGCGCCCGCGCCCTCGCTTCCGGCCGAAGCGCGGCAGGGTCGCAAGCTGGCGCTGACCATCGGCATCAACGACTATGACGTGATGAACCGGCTGCAGGGTTGCGTGAACGACTCGAACATCTGGCGCGACCTTCTGTTGGCGCAGGGGTACAACGTCACGCAACTGATCCGGGGCGAAGAGACGGGGCGCGACCAGATCACCCGGCAATTGCGCGACTTTGTCGGGCAATCGGCGCCGGGCGATAGCCTGGTCTGGCATTTCTCGGGCCACGGGATGGAGATAGAGGGGGTCGTGGGCGATGACAATGATGCCGAGATCCGCGGCGTCGATCAGGCCATTGTTGCCGCGAATGCCAGCGAAACCCTGACCGGACAATTGTCCCATGCGATCATGGATGACGAGCTGCACGCCATCCTGCAGGGCGTGAACCCGCAGGCGGCCTGCTATGTGTTTCTGGACAGCTGCTTTTCCGGCTCGGCCACCCGCTTCTCGGTTCGCGGTCGCAAGCGCAGCCTGGGAACCCTGCGCATGGCGGGCCGCAGCGGTCGCGGCAGGGGGCTGACCGCGCCGATCAACCCCGGAATCCGCAGCGCCTATGACGGCACCGGCCATGTGCTGTTCAGCGCCTGCTCGGCCACGCAGACGGCGATGGAGGACGGCACGCCGCCGCAGGGCCTGTTCACGCGCGCGGTTCGCGACCTGCTGCAGAACCCGGGAGCGACGCTGAGCAACGCGAACTTCTGCCTGCGCGTGAACGAGCTGATCCCCGGCAATGACCAGACCCCGGGCCTCTACTGCGACCCATCCCGGCGCGACCTTGCCTTTCCGCTGGCCGGGCGCTGAGCCATGGGCGATCTTCCCCGCTGCACCGTCTCCGCGTTCATCGGCCGCGAGGCCGGGGTGGCCGCGGCCTGTTACCTGCTGAAGGGCAACATCCCCGCGGCGCTGCGCAAGGGTCAGGTCTATACGGTCGACAGCGCGATCCGCATTTCCGAAGGCGCGTTCTCCGAGATCAGCATCCCGCACGAGCCGCTGCGGCCCGGACCCGAGGGCAAGCTGTTCGCCGTCAGCGCCACCGATTTCGAGACCGGGCTGGACCGCAGTTTTCCCGATCTCGACCGCAGCAGGGGCGGTGAGTTCGGCTTTGACCAGGGCGATTTCGAGACCCATTGCCGCAATGTCTATTTCTCGGCCATGTCGGTCTATGAACTGTTCCGCCGCGCGCTGGGGCGGCCGGTGGCCTGGGCCTTCTGGAGCGAGGACAAGCACCCGCCGCTGCGCCTGCGACCCTTCGCCCAGAGGGCGCTGAACGCCTATTACGACCGCGACCGGGCCGAGATCGGCTTTGGCTTCGACCGCGCCAGCCCCGACAGCGCCCGGGCCGATGCCCGGCTGCTGCGCTTTACCGCGCTGTCCAGCGACGTGGTGGCCCATGAGGTGACACACGCGCTGCTGGACGGGCTGCGACCGGATTACGACTTGCCGGTGCATCCAGATGTCTTTGCCTTTCACGAGGCCGTCGCCGATATCGTGGCGCTGCTGTCGCGCTTTACCCGGCAGAATTACCTGGCCTATGTGCTGGCCGATTTCCGCAAGCGCGGGCTGAAATATGACTTCATGACCAGTCTCGCGCCCGAACTGGGCCGGTTGGTGCGGAAATCGGGGCTGCGGACGCTGACGGTGGAGCCGAACGACTACGACGCCGGTCTCGCGCCCTTCGACACGCCGCGCTATGTCACCGCCGAGCTTGCCGCCCATGAGCGCGGTGGCCTGTTGTCCTCGGCGGTGTTCGAGGCCTTTCTTCAGGCGCTGATGCGGCGGATCAAGCCGCTGGTGGATCTGGTCGCGCCGCAGGGCAACGGCGTCGCAGACCGCTATCTGATCGAGCAGATCCAGCACATCGCCGCCACCACCGCAGGGCATTTTCTGGAAATCTGCATCCGGGCGCTGGACTATTGCCCGCCGGCCTCGATCCGCTTTGCCGATTACCTGCGCGCGCTGATCACCGCCGACCAGATCCTGGTCGCGGATGATCGCTATGGCTATCGCGAGAGCCTGATCGAGGCCTTTCGCAACCGTGGCATCTATCCCGAGGATATCGATGTCGTCTCCGAGGCCGAGCTACGATGGAACGCGCCCAGCATCCCGGTCTCGCGCATCCCGGGTCTTGCCCTGTCGGAACTGCGCTTCGACATCTCACCGGTGCTGCCGCGTTCGGCGGATGAGGTGCGCCGGCAGGCACAGGCGCTGGCGCTGGCTATCGATGACGATCCGCGACTGGCGCGCGAGATGGGGCTGGCCGACCCCGGCGAGGTCAAGGGTGGTGACGTGTCCCCGCCAGTTGTCACCTCGATCCGCCCGACGCTGCGGGTTGGGCGCGAGGGCTATGTGGATTTCTCGATCATCGCCGAGGTGACGCAGGATCGGCTGGTGACCATCGATGGTGGCACCGTGCGTTTGCGCGGCGGGGCGACGCTGATCCTGGGACCGCAGGGCGATCCGCAGATGATCGTGCGCCAGCGGATCGACAATGAGGCGCGCATCAAGGCCGAGACGGACCATCTGCAACAGGCCATCGCCGGGCGGCAGTTGGTGCTGCAGGATGGCCGCTATGTGGTCGCGCAGGACTATCGCCACGCGATGTGCGGCAGTCACTGAGGCTCAGCCGACCGGCTGCGCCACCTCGGCCAGCGCCGCGTCATAGACCTCGATCCCGCCGCGGCTCGCGCCCTCCGACAGCACCCGCCGCCAGTTCCGCGCGCCACTGCGGCCGTGGAACAGGCCCAGCATGTGGCGGGTCATCTGGTGCAGCCGTCCGCCCGCTGCGAGATGATCGAGCAGCAGCGGCCGCATCGCCAGCGCCACATCGACCGGATCGGCAAAGGGCGGCGTGTCGCCCCACAGCCGGTCAGCCTCGCCCAGAATATCCCAGGGCCGGTGATAGGCCGCCCGGCCCAGCATCGCCCCGTCCATCACTTCCAGATGATCCCGCGCGGCGTCCAGCGTCTCGATCCCGCCATTGATCGACAGGTGGAGATCGGGAAAGGCCGCCTTCATCCGGTGGACCAGCGGATAGTCCAGCGGCGGGATCTCGCGGTTGTCCTTGGGGCTCAGCCCCTGCAGCCAGGCCTTGCGGGCGTGGATGGCGATGCGACGCACACCTGCCGCCTGCATCTTCTCCAGAAAAGCGGGCAGCACCTCCTCGGGGTCCTGCTCGTCCACGCCGATGCGGCATTTCACCGTCACCTCGACCGGGCTTTCCGCGATCATGCCCGCAACGCAATCGGCGACCAGGTCGGGCGTCTTCATCAGCACCGCGCCGAAACAGCCCGACTGCACCCGGTCGCTGGGGCAGCCGACATTCAGGTTGATCTCGTCATAGCCCCAATCCGCCGCGATCCGCGTCGCCGCCCGGAGCTCCGCCGGGTCCGACCCACCCAGTTGCAGGGCCAAGGGATGCTCGACCGCCGCATAATCCAGCAGACGCCCCCGGTCGCCATGGATGACCGCCGGCGCCGTGACCATCTCGGTATAAAGCAGCGCGCGGCGCGAGATCATCCGGTGGAAGATCCGGCAATTGCGATCCGTCCAGTCCATCATCGGGGCGACGGACAGGCGAGACGCGTCACGAATTACCGATTTTTCGACACTCGACATTCACGCCCACCGTTATCGCTGTTTTTCCAGCGCCTCAGCCTCTCGGGCTTTCAGCCCCGCGCCCGGACGACCTGCAGAAGCGGCATCACATCAGCCATCTCGGGACCATGCGCCTGCCCGGTCACCGCCTTCCTCAGCGGCATGAACAGGCCCTTGCCCTTGCGGCCCGTCGCCTCTTTCACCGCGGCGGTCCACTCGCCCCAGGTCGCATCGGTATAGGGCGGCGGCGGCAGCAGTTTCATCGCCTCGGCGATGAAATCGGCATCCTCGGGCTCGATCTGCGGCTCGGCGCCCTCGCTGAAGATCGTCCACCAGCCGGCCAGATCGTTCAGCTTGGTGATATTGTGGCTGGCCACGCGCCAGAAACGTTCCGCCAGATCGGCCGGCACGCCAAGCGCGGCGATACGGTCCTGCACGGCGGCGAAGGGCAGGTGCTGGTTCCGCTCGCGGGTCAGCGGCCACAGGTCATCGGCGTCGAACTTGGTCGGCGAGGCACCGAATTGCGACAGATCAAACCCGTCCGCCAATTCGTCCAGCGACATGCGCAGTTCGACCGGCTGGCTCGAACCCAGGCGCGCCATCATCGACAGAAGCGCCTCGGGCGCCACGCCCGCCTCGCGCAGATCGCGGATCGACAGCGCGCCGATGCGCTTCGACAATTCCTCGCCCTGCGCCCCGGTCAGAAGGCTGTGATGGGCGAAACGCGGGGGCGTGCCGCCGATGGCCTTGATGATCTGGATCTGGGTGGCGGTATTGGTCACATGGTCGGCACCGCGCACGATGTCGGTGACGCCCATGTCGGTGTCATCGACGGAACTGGCGAAGGTATACAGCACCTGCCCGTCGGCGCGGATCAGCACCGGATCGCTGACCGAGGCCGCGTCGATGGAAATATCGCCCAGGATGCCATCCGTCCATTCGATGCGCTCCTGGTCCAAGAGGAAGCGCCAGTAGCCCTCGCGCCCCTCGGCCCGCAGGCGGTCCTTGTCGGCCTCGGACAGCGCGTGTCCGGCACGGTCATAGACCGGGGGCTTGCCCATGTTCAGCTGCTTCTTGCGCTTCAGGTCCAGCTCGGTCGGGGTCTCGAACACCTCGTAAAGCCGGCCGCTGCCGCGCAGCTGGTTCGCCGCCTCGGCATAGCGGTCAAGACGCAGCGACTGGCGCTCGACACGGTCCCAGTTCAGGCCCAGCCAGTCCAGATCGCGCTTGATGCCATCGGCATATTCTTCCTTGCTGCGTTCCTGGTCGGTATCGTCCAGCCGCAGGATGAAGCTGCCGCCCGCCTTGCGTGCGATCAGATAGTTGAACAGCGCCGTGCGCAGGTTGCCCACATGGATGTGGCCGGTGGGCGACGGGGCGAAGCGGGTGGTGGTCATGGCGGTCTCCTGTACCCGCCCGCTCTTTCACAATGGCCGGATTTTGTCCATATGAGGGGCAGAGAAGCGAGGTAACGAATGGCCGACTGGACCGATCTGACCGCCCCCGACGCCGCCGAAATCGAGGCGATGGCCCGCGCCGCGATGGCCGCCCTGCCCGAGGCCTTCACCGCCCATGCGCAGAACGTGGCTGTGCAGGTGGCCGAATTCGCCCCCGAAGAGGTGCTGGACGAGCTGCAAGTGGATGATGCCTTCGAGCTGACCGGGCTCTACGAGGGCATCCCGCTGACCGAGAAGTCCTTTGCCGACCAACCGGGCTCGCCGGACATCATCTGGCTGTTCCGCCGGGCGATCCTGGACGAATGGGCTTCGCGCGGGAATGTCACCCTCGGCGATCTGGTCGGGCATATCGTCGTGCACGAATTGGCGCATCATTTCGGCTGGTCCGACGAGGACATCGCCACCATCGACCGCTGGTGGGAGTGATGCAGGAACCGATCCTGACCATCACGCTGAACCCGGCGCTGGACCTGTCCACGGGGATCGAGCGCGTGGTGCCGGACCAGAAGCTGCGCTGCGAGAAGCCCGAGGTCGATCCGGGTGGCGGCGGCATCAATGTCAGCCGCGCCATCCAGATCCTCGGCGGGCAATCGACGGCGCTGGTCGCGCTTGGCGGCGCCACAGGCACGCGCATCGCCGACATGCTGAAATCCGACGGGCTCAGCGTCATGCGCCTGACCGCGCCGGGCGAGACCCGGCAATCGCTGGCAGTGTCGGAACGCGAGACCGGCCATCAGTTCCGCTTTGTCCTGCCGGGGCCGGAATGGCACCGCGCCCATGTGGCCGATGCCATGTCAGCCATCGCCGAGGCGGCGCGGGCGGGAGGCTGGGTGGTGCTGTCGGGCTCGAACCCGCCCGGTGTGCCGGCAGGCTTTGCGCAGATGCTGGCGGTGCGGCTGAAGGACAGCGCGGCGCGGCTGCTGGTCGATACCTCGGGCGAGGCGCTGCGGGCCATTGCCGCCTCGTCCACCCCGGTCGACGTGCTGCGCATGGACAGTCTCGAGGCCGAGGGGCTGGCGGGCCGCCCCCTGCCCCATCGCCGCGACAGCGCCGAGTTCGCCGCCGGGCTGGTGCGCGACGGCGTGGCCCGGGCGGTGATCGTGGCACGCGGGGCGGATGGTTCCGTGATCGCCGGGGACGAGGGCGTCTGGCACGCCGAGGCGATCTCGGTGCCGGTGGTCAGCGCCGTGGGCGCAGGTGACAGCTTCGTCGCCGGCTTCCTGCTGGCCACCGCCCGCAACCAGCCGGTCCATGAGACGCTGGCGCTTGGTGCCGCCGCCGCCTCGGCAGCCTGCATGACGCCCGCCACCGATCTCTGCCGGGCCGAGGATGTCTGGCGCTTCTACGAGCAGCGGGTGGTGACGCAGCTATAGCGACCCGCCGAAACGAAAAGGACCGCCCTGCGGCGGTCCCTGTTCACCGGCGTTGGTCCTGTTGGATCAGGCGGCTTCGGCCTCGTCCGCCTCGGCGGCCATGCGGCGTTCGCTTTCCTCGCGCGACAGCGCGACCGAGGTGCGCACGCCCTTGGACACGAATTCCATCAGCCCCTTCACCACCCGCTCGTTCGGGTCGATGCCGGCGCAGGACAGCACTTCGCGGCCATCGCGCGAGCGCGCCCAACGGGCAATCTGTTCCGGGCCATTGCCATATTTCTTGTCATCGGCAATCGCATCATCCAGCGCCGCCAGTACGACGGCGGCAAAAAGCTTGCGGGCGCGCTGACCTTGTTCGAAATTGAAAGCGGAACCGTCAACGAAATCACGCATGTCGTTCGTCCTGTTATTCTGATTAGCAGCCGGCCCATCGGGCCTGCCGTTCGTTTTGCTCGACCGGCGTTTCTGCGGTGCCGCATTGATTAGCCGATCAAACCCCTGATTCGGTATGCCCCCCAGTGCAGAACAGCCATGCAGTAACTGCATATCGCCACATCCGGCAAGACTTTATTCCGAGACCGACATCTTCTTGCAGTTGCGCGACAGCGCCGGTAAGCAAGGGCCAACGCCGTCAACCCGCAAAAGGTTGCCAGCCCGGCCCGGCACCGATATAGGTGCGCGCGATTGCCGGTCAACCGGCGCCTGCCCAAAAAATCACCACAGTTTCAAGGTTTCAAATGCCCAAGATCAACGGCAACGAGATTCGTCCCGGCAATACGCTGGAGCATGACGGGGGCCTCTGGGCAGCCGTCAAGGTCAACCATGTGAAGCCCGGCAAGGGCGGTGCCTTCGCCCAGGTCGAGCTGAAGAACCTGCGCGACGGCCGCAAGCTGAACGAGCGCTTCCGCAGCGAAGACAAGGTCGAGCAGGTTCGGCTGGAGCAGAAAGACCAGCAATTCCTGTATGAATCCGATGGCAAGCTGGTCTTCATGGACAGCGAGACCTTCGAACAGACCGAGCTGGATTCCGACCTGCTGGGCGACCGCCGCCCCTTCCTGCAGGACGGCATGACCGCAACCGTCGAATATTACGGCGACGAGGCGCTGTCGGTGTCGATCCCGCAAAAGGTCACCTGCAAGGTCGTCGAGACCGAGCCGGTGGTGAAGGGTCAGACCGCCGCCAACAGCTACAAGCCGGCGATTCTGGACAATGGCGTCCGCGTCATGATCCCGCCCTTCGTCGGCGAGGGCGAGGACATCATTGTCAATACCGAACTGTTCGAATACAGCGAGCGCGCCTGATACGTCGCGTCACCGTTCAAGAAAAAGCGCCCCGGAGCCAGGCTTCCGGGGCGCTTTCCTTTGTCCGGGATCATCCCCGGCGCGACATCAGGCCGCAGGCATCCGTGCCTCGACCATGCCCGCATACCAGCTGCTGCCGGCCGGAATGGTCTCGTCGTTGAAATTATAGGCCGGGTGATGGACCATGGCCGTATCGCCATTGCCGACCCAGATATAGGCGCCGGGGCGTTCGTTCAGCATATAGCTGAAATCCTCGCCGCCCATCATCGGCTCCATGTCCATGTTGATGTCACCGGCAATGCCGCGCGCCACGTCGGCGGCCCAGACCGTCGCCTCTTCATTGTTCATCGTCACCGGATAGCCCCGATGATAGACCACCTCGGCCTTGGCGCCGAAGGCTGCGGCGACGTTGGTGGCGATGCGGGTGATCCCCTCCTCCAGCTGGGTGCGGACATCCGGGTCAAGGCTGCGCGCCGTGCCCTTCAGCTGCACCACCTGCGGGATGACGTTATAGGCGGTGGAATCGGTCGAGACCACGCAGGTCGAGACCACGGCATTCTTCAGCGGATCGACATTGCGCGAGACGATCGACTGCAGCGCGGTGATGATCTGGGCCGAGACCAGCACCGGATCGATGGTCGATTGCGGCTTGGCCGCATGGCCGCCCTTGCCGGTGACGGTGATGTCGAACTGGTCGGCCGCCGCCATCATCGCGCCCGGACGGATCGAGAAGCTGCCGACCGGCATCCCCGGCATGTTGTGCATGCCATAGAATTCCTGGATGCCCCAGCGATCGACC is a window of Paracoccus zhejiangensis DNA encoding:
- a CDS encoding caspase family protein, with translation MSLVTDFRILRSPTEIEAFFWRIAPFVDAQGIRALVEHGPALTRIGSYEALVDRAGRTAAEEEITHEIARASNGRGLPQLILLPSGSLAVMGYFGRLEQQDKEKPVDTIIRVMICPAAPDQAAPMLAALAQALLGLRDCVGDKPGRAPLRGRREMAWPEAVAALFTRDAVEAAYNQLAEQRESTGVQRLTSRHRDVVEAHVRWFAERRKDDDESLAREKAAASTPKRAASPAMRTAGADVDMKLHIINMRQGELSDRGYFQTTESDVARIAAEARDWIAAGNGRRLVVYAHGGLVSEEDAVRYARDTVGWWLENDVYPVFCIWESDALTSILQLVRESLGGDRRGPFDWGEMRDAAIERLVHLLGQQVWDVIKRSAARCSADGRQFGLTLFAAKLNEAFGTGFPPIDLVGHSAGSILHLAFLARLRVEKIPVETLQTLAPAASCRLYADGLAAHGDVLKTRIYAMQDRFERDDNVMGLYGKSLLYLVSRGFEEQFGEPISGLQKDLLADRRLVGLLSNWSGGVTREAMVFSPTPPDAPKRLKSGAISHGAFDTDSETMWSVMALIRGDGDPDRITEFPKLEDSARGDSAHSPSFDLPEEVRTYLALARSGVPAGGTGSTDPAPAPSLPAEARQGRKLALTIGINDYDVMNRLQGCVNDSNIWRDLLLAQGYNVTQLIRGEETGRDQITRQLRDFVGQSAPGDSLVWHFSGHGMEIEGVVGDDNDAEIRGVDQAIVAANASETLTGQLSHAIMDDELHAILQGVNPQAACYVFLDSCFSGSATRFSVRGRKRSLGTLRMAGRSGRGRGLTAPINPGIRSAYDGTGHVLFSACSATQTAMEDGTPPQGLFTRAVRDLLQNPGATLSNANFCLRVNELIPGNDQTPGLYCDPSRRDLAFPLAGR
- a CDS encoding gluzincin family metallopeptidase, whose amino-acid sequence is MGDLPRCTVSAFIGREAGVAAACYLLKGNIPAALRKGQVYTVDSAIRISEGAFSEISIPHEPLRPGPEGKLFAVSATDFETGLDRSFPDLDRSRGGEFGFDQGDFETHCRNVYFSAMSVYELFRRALGRPVAWAFWSEDKHPPLRLRPFAQRALNAYYDRDRAEIGFGFDRASPDSARADARLLRFTALSSDVVAHEVTHALLDGLRPDYDLPVHPDVFAFHEAVADIVALLSRFTRQNYLAYVLADFRKRGLKYDFMTSLAPELGRLVRKSGLRTLTVEPNDYDAGLAPFDTPRYVTAELAAHERGGLLSSAVFEAFLQALMRRIKPLVDLVAPQGNGVADRYLIEQIQHIAATTAGHFLEICIRALDYCPPASIRFADYLRALITADQILVADDRYGYRESLIEAFRNRGIYPEDIDVVSEAELRWNAPSIPVSRIPGLALSELRFDISPVLPRSADEVRRQAQALALAIDDDPRLAREMGLADPGEVKGGDVSPPVVTSIRPTLRVGREGYVDFSIIAEVTQDRLVTIDGGTVRLRGGATLILGPQGDPQMIVRQRIDNEARIKAETDHLQQAIAGRQLVLQDGRYVVAQDYRHAMCGSH
- the dusA gene encoding tRNA dihydrouridine(20/20a) synthase DusA → MSSVEKSVIRDASRLSVAPMMDWTDRNCRIFHRMISRRALLYTEMVTAPAVIHGDRGRLLDYAAVEHPLALQLGGSDPAELRAATRIAADWGYDEINLNVGCPSDRVQSGCFGAVLMKTPDLVADCVAGMIAESPVEVTVKCRIGVDEQDPEEVLPAFLEKMQAAGVRRIAIHARKAWLQGLSPKDNREIPPLDYPLVHRMKAAFPDLHLSINGGIETLDAARDHLEVMDGAMLGRAAYHRPWDILGEADRLWGDTPPFADPVDVALAMRPLLLDHLAAGGRLHQMTRHMLGLFHGRSGARNWRRVLSEGASRGGIEVYDAALAEVAQPVG
- the gltX gene encoding glutamate--tRNA ligase; its protein translation is MTTTRFAPSPTGHIHVGNLRTALFNYLIARKAGGSFILRLDDTDQERSKEEYADGIKRDLDWLGLNWDRVERQSLRLDRYAEAANQLRGSGRLYEVFETPTELDLKRKKQLNMGKPPVYDRAGHALSEADKDRLRAEGREGYWRFLLDQERIEWTDGILGDISIDAASVSDPVLIRADGQVLYTFASSVDDTDMGVTDIVRGADHVTNTATQIQIIKAIGGTPPRFAHHSLLTGAQGEELSKRIGALSIRDLREAGVAPEALLSMMARLGSSQPVELRMSLDELADGFDLSQFGASPTKFDADDLWPLTRERNQHLPFAAVQDRIAALGVPADLAERFWRVASHNITKLNDLAGWWTIFSEGAEPQIEPEDADFIAEAMKLLPPPPYTDATWGEWTAAVKEATGRKGKGLFMPLRKAVTGQAHGPEMADVMPLLQVVRARG
- a CDS encoding metallopeptidase family protein yields the protein MADWTDLTAPDAAEIEAMARAAMAALPEAFTAHAQNVAVQVAEFAPEEVLDELQVDDAFELTGLYEGIPLTEKSFADQPGSPDIIWLFRRAILDEWASRGNVTLGDLVGHIVVHELAHHFGWSDEDIATIDRWWE
- a CDS encoding 1-phosphofructokinase family hexose kinase translates to MQEPILTITLNPALDLSTGIERVVPDQKLRCEKPEVDPGGGGINVSRAIQILGGQSTALVALGGATGTRIADMLKSDGLSVMRLTAPGETRQSLAVSERETGHQFRFVLPGPEWHRAHVADAMSAIAEAARAGGWVVLSGSNPPGVPAGFAQMLAVRLKDSAARLLVDTSGEALRAIAASSTPVDVLRMDSLEAEGLAGRPLPHRRDSAEFAAGLVRDGVARAVIVARGADGSVIAGDEGVWHAEAISVPVVSAVGAGDSFVAGFLLATARNQPVHETLALGAAAASAACMTPATDLCRAEDVWRFYEQRVVTQL
- a CDS encoding DUF6280 family protein — translated: MRDFVDGSAFNFEQGQRARKLFAAVVLAALDDAIADDKKYGNGPEQIARWARSRDGREVLSCAGIDPNERVVKGLMEFVSKGVRTSVALSREESERRMAAEADEAEAA
- the efp gene encoding elongation factor P is translated as MPKINGNEIRPGNTLEHDGGLWAAVKVNHVKPGKGGAFAQVELKNLRDGRKLNERFRSEDKVEQVRLEQKDQQFLYESDGKLVFMDSETFEQTELDSDLLGDRRPFLQDGMTATVEYYGDEALSVSIPQKVTCKVVETEPVVKGQTAANSYKPAILDNGVRVMIPPFVGEGEDIIVNTELFEYSERA
- a CDS encoding M20 aminoacylase family protein codes for the protein MPVKNRFAELLPEITAWRRDFHEHPELLYEVHRTAGRVADLLREFGVDEVVEGIGQTGVVGVIRGKTDSKGRVIGLRADMDALPIIEQTGVEYASKTPGKMHACGHDGHTAMLLGAAKYLAETRNFDGTAVVIFQPAEEGGAGGLAMIEDGLVDRWGIQEFYGMHNMPGMPVGSFSIRPGAMMAAADQFDITVTGKGGHAAKPQSTIDPVLVSAQIITALQSIVSRNVDPLKNAVVSTCVVSTDSTAYNVIPQVVQLKGTARSLDPDVRTQLEEGITRIATNVAAAFGAKAEVVYHRGYPVTMNNEEATVWAADVARGIAGDINMDMEPMMGGEDFSYMLNERPGAYIWVGNGDTAMVHHPAYNFNDETIPAGSSWYAGMVEARMPAA